From a single Apium graveolens cultivar Ventura chromosome 2, ASM990537v1, whole genome shotgun sequence genomic region:
- the LOC141696363 gene encoding uncharacterized protein LOC141696363, translating to MEKYHVNHRIAIAYHPQTNGQAVVSNREIKRILKKVVSPSRKYWSVKLDEAVWAYRTTFKAPFGMFPSQLVYGKACNLPAELEHKAYWTLKKLNLDMEAAGEKRML from the coding sequence ATGGAAAAGTATCacgtgaatcatcgtattgccatagcctaccatcctcaaactaatgggcaaGCTGTAGTGTCTAATCGGGAGATTAAACGTATCTTGAAGAAGGTGGTGAGTCCATCAAGAAAATATTGGTCTGTGAAgctagatgaagctgtttgggcatatagaacaacatTCAAGGCTCCTTTTGGTATGTTTCCTTCCCAGTTGGTATATGGGAAGGCGTGTAATTTGCCTGCGGAGttagagcataaagcatattggacTTTAAAGAAGTTAAATCTTGACATGGAAGCTGCTGGAGAGAAAAGAATGCTTTAA